The Spinacia oleracea cultivar Varoflay chromosome 2, BTI_SOV_V1, whole genome shotgun sequence DNA segment GGTGGTCCCAACTGCCGTCCCAAGCACTGGCGTCGTAACACCGCCTTCGCTCTTGCCGGCATCTTCCTCATTTGTGTTCCCATTGCCATGAAATCCGCCCAGCTTGAGgtcctttctctctttttttcccCATTGATATCCTTGCGATTAGAGTGATTGATCCTCAAAAATGTTGACAATTATATAACTATTATTGCGTGGTATGGTAATTATGTCTGGATTTTGCAATTGATTTGAGTTTTCTTTGAGAAGTTGGTCTCTTTCGGTTGCTGATTTGATGGGTTAAAAGTTTGAGGGATTAAATTTGATGGTTGGACAAATGCCTGGACGGGGGGTGATTTCACTTGATACAATGTGGTCATTTGAACTCAATTTTGTTAGCTATGATGAACACAGATGCAGTATTCTAGGATGAACTTATCTCCTTTAAAATAGTAATGGGTGCTGTCAAACATGCCTTGATGGTGTATCGCAGCGCTTTCGGTATGAGTGATTAAGGGAATTATTAGTTGTCTGTTCAAGTTCAACCCAAGATTATTACGAACTGTTTCTGTACGTGGAACATAGCGTAGTGTGTGGAATGGAGATCATTGTGCAGTTTTTAGTCTATCATACGCGATCCTAGTCTTCATGGTAGTGTTTGGAGAAGTTGCATAAGTAGGCAACACCAACAGTTTAGGTTAAACAGAAGAAATGCATCCGATGTAATTTGTGCTTCTTAAGTTGTCTAGTTTGGTTAAATAATCTCCTATCAGTAAATAATCCATCGTATTTGAgtcttgttaatttttttatgtGTTAATGACGTTCTATGTTTAAATTATGTTATTAGTTTCTTCTATCCGGACTTTAGCGACTAGCAATGCTGTTAGATGATGTGTTATTGTGATAGTGGATGTGGTGATCTGATACGATTACGGATTTACGGTCATGTATATGAACACATCTTCATAAGCTTAGTGATGATTATTCACTGGGTTCTGTTAGGCTAAACAAGTTTCTTTGGTAGCTAGTGAGATCATTGATGATTGATCAGTTGGGTTTAAAGAGAGGATTAACTTTACCAAAGTTGGGTAAGCTTACTGGAAGTACATACTGGCCCCCTTATTTAACCATTAGATATGGGAAGTTTTCTAAATGGTTACTCACTGATAGGTTTTTCAGAATATACTTGctgctttttttttatattaagaCTGTTTTTAAGCAAGAGTCTTAAAATCTTGTCTTCCTTCTCTTCCATGCTTGTTTCACAATATAGATAGCTCTTAAGAAACACGAAGAAAGTACAAACCTATAATCAAACTGTGTTCTATTTCATGTTGCAGCTTGAGTCAACATCATAGCTGACAACGTGCTTTTAAATGAGACCTTACCGAATGGCTATTATGGCCTTTAGCTGGTGAACATTTCTTGCTGTTTGGTAGCACTTGTTAGTGGAATGCAAATTGCCCATTCATTCTTTTAAAGCATTTGAGTTTTACTCGAACTGTTATATTTACCTACTTGTTTTTACAATTTCCTCTTGAGTCAAGACCCATGAAGTTGATGTTTAATACGCTTTAAGTGTTTTACGAAGTCTTATGTAATATTTCCTCTATCTTTGAAAGGCCTTGGAGATTACGTAACGAGCTAGATGAGTGTATGAACTATGAAGTTTAGGAACAAATCATCTTGTAGAGACGAACCTCTATGTTGGCAGTTGGTTGTACTATTTCCTTTAGTATTACCTCATCCATTCCCAAACCTGATTAACTGAGTGATGCCTTCTGAAAGTATAAATGGAGAACAATAATACAGTAGCTCATAGGCCTCTAGTCTCTAGACATTTTAAGATTTTTAACATAAGGGTTTCAGATTTGCAGCAAATATCCAACCCTGCTCAACTTAATCAGAAAATCATGCTTTTGTAATATAATAAGTAGCTGTGCCTCTCCGTTCTTTGATGCTTGAATTCTCTCCCAAATACTATAAAAAGAAAGGTAAAAAGAACATGGTGGAAATAAACAATGGTATACCATATTGCAACAGCATATATGACTTGGAAGTGACTGCATAAATCCTGTGCACTCAACAATATTCTTTTGTTTGTTGACAATTGGTAATTTATTTCCCATTAGATCTTTAAGGGGTGTGTCTTTGCTAGCCTTTTGCGATCAATATCTTGCTCTGTGTTGATTTTGTTTGTCAGAACTATCAGACAAAAGTGACTAGGAGGTTTATGCAGATTATCTGTGTTGGCTACCTTTGCCAAAGTTGTACATATGTACATAATGTTGGAGTTGGCTTTCTTCCAGACACCCTTTTAAAAACACGTTTATTAGCTGGATTTAGAGGACACAACCTCAGTGAGGATTTTTTTTTGGGGTGGGGCGGGGGAGGGGAGGGAGGAGAGTTAGGAAGTATCTAACGCAATGGCTTGATACTGGGTATCAGACTCAAAACAACAATTCCAAACCAAGAGGTGAGGTGAGAGTCGAACCCCCCAACCTTCAGATTTTTCTTCTCGCTTCTTTTAAACCCAAGCTGTTTCTTAAACGGAATAAAGTTTAAGTCCAGCTCACTGTGAATGAATGATGAACTTACATTTTATGAATACGCACTTTAAGGACTCATCTCATGTCTTGTTATTAGTGCATAAACTTTATTTTGGTCAGGcagttttgacttttgacagTTGATTGTCTTGTTTGCTCAGAAAGAGGGCTGTCAGCTGTGTATAGGCTTTTTGTTTCTGTTACCTTCATATACCTTGCACTTATAGAAAAGCTGATGATAGTATTTTCTGCAGCAACGACCTCATGATCCTGTCCGCCCCATTCCATCGCAGATGTGGTGCAAGAACTTTGGGAACAAGGATTATTGAAGCTGCCTCAGTGCATTAATTCTGTACTGGCAagtgttttttaattttgaaattctgGACATCTTTCTCTATAATATTTTGCTCTGCAGCTGAGTAGCTTTGTATGCTCACCTTTGAGGTAATCTCAATAAAATTGAAATTGAGTGGATAAACATTGTTTTGTAGATTACATGAGATGGAaacttctttttcattcctGCCAATTTTAACAATGGACTTTGGAATGGTTGTCAAGTTGTATAATTGATAGTTTGATATTATCTCCATCAAGTTGCTCTTATTCACAATAAGAACATGAAGAAGTACATGTTTGGTACTACAAATGTACACGTGAGGAAGGTGATAGGatctcgagcaacaaaaaaACTTTGTTAAATAGAGTGATTCACTACTACAAGTAAAATATCTTAGCTTGTTtgaccttatcatccccaaaaTCTTCTGTTTGTGCTAGTTTCTGACGATGATGCACATCGTCATTGATATGGGCAAAGCTAGTACAACATTTAGGAGATGAATTTAGCTAAAGAGGGTTAGATTAGCTAATTGTTGTCAGTAGATTTTGCTCCTACGTTATATGCATAGTACTTTTGACTTTAGCCTTATTCTGATTTTGATGCTTACAATTGTTCAGTCACACCAGAAATTCCAGGCTTAACGATCACGAATCTTTTGGTTCCTTTCCTTTTTTCTTGAGTGGTATTTTGCAATTTCCCTCAATTGATACTCATTGATGTATTGGTCTCTCTCACTCTCACAGTTGCACAAGTTTTGTATTATTTCCATTCTCCAGTTTTTCCACGGAACTCTTAGGTAGGATCTGGTTTCTCAAACACGTAATGCCCGTCTTTTCTCCATGAGAAGAGATGGTGGAATATGTGATTAGCTCAGTAATGCCTGTCTTTTCTGAATGAGAAGAGATGGTAGAATATGTGATTAGCTGAAAACACGTCCGTGCTTTTCTTCCAAAGCATCTAATTCCGGTTGTGGAGACTGGAGGGTAGGGGAAAGCAGAAAGGATTATGAAAATGACCATGTTGTGTTTTCTGAAATTAAGACCAACAGAACTTTTCACATTTATTCGAATCCTTTGATACCTGTGTATAGATTAACATGTACATGACAACATTATTAAATTTGGAAAGTGAACAAATCACAAAGTTCCCCTGTAATCAAAAGCATATTCTATAAGAGGGAAATCTGGAAAAGGAGGGATGGAGAATGGAGTACAAGGGTCTATGTAAATAAGATTTTCTTTTCAAGGttgcactttttttttttggttctactacgaggagttcccaccgccttcggcgagtggactaatctcccgcgggagtttgcatgggtacctcgatgggcagcatccctcccaattgagattttttccattcccaaggctcgaacccaagaccttggttaaggagcaagaggcccttaaccactcatgccaacctcaattggtttcAAGGTTGCACTTGTAGTTGTGCTTGAATAGCCCACAATGCTTAAAGTAAGATTGGATTTGTTCCTTTTAACTCGAGTGCGTTCCCTATAACCTATTGTAACTTGCATAACACAACCAAAGCTGTTTTTTTCCCACAATGCCCTGTTTTTGCCAATGGTGTAACGCTCGGCCCGTAAAGAATACTGTCATTGGCATTGGCGTTGGCATTGGCATGGCATCAGATTCCTTGATTGAGCAACATTGATGTCATGGGGGGTGGACATTGGAAAACACAGCCAAGCCCCAGAACaggcaaagagaaaaggagaaaTTTTATGCTTTGTTCTAGTAGTAGTTCATACCAAGTAAAATAGAAAGGGATTTATTCTGTTTGCCAAAACAATTGCTAGATCACTCCTTTTCATTACTTTCGTTGCATCGGAACAAAATTGGAAGACAGAAAGATCCCCAAGACTCTCAAGAGAACTTATATGCTCTGCCAAAAATATCGCTTTTATATACTTCTCCCGTTCCGTAAATATCGCACTATTTaatgtggggtcatgttagattcgtattgaTATATGTtttctaaatgtttttttttataattttacttaCACACAATTTTTgatatattaagagtcaaagtacaTGGTGCACTCAATCACGATtctgaaaaacaaaaacataattttacttaatccaaaacattcgATGGCAACAAAGTATTTTGTTCTATTATTCCGTATATTTTTTGGGGGGtaacacccggttcacccttagggctaattcgGATTTCAATTCCCTCTCAATTATTGTTGCGGGGAATCGAACACGGGTGATCTCTACCAAATTCATCCCCAATCACCGCTAAACTAACAAGCAATTGGTTATTACCCGTATATAATATGTAGTAACTAATGTAAAGTACTAATAAAATGCCCCAATATAACTTGTAAACTTTAACAAAAATCTAACTTTACGTAAGTAAGGAGAAATAGTCTACTTCgtaattattatatttggttCCATACAAGTCAA contains these protein-coding regions:
- the LOC110789112 gene encoding uncharacterized protein encodes the protein MGGDGGHVDGGDFRSKVWTMSGGPNCRPKHWRRNTAFALAGIFLICVPIAMKSAQLEQRPHDPVRPIPSQMWCKNFGNKDY